One window of the Balaenoptera ricei isolate mBalRic1 chromosome X, mBalRic1.hap2, whole genome shotgun sequence genome contains the following:
- the LOC132357198 gene encoding putative MAGE domain-containing protein MAGEA13P: protein MLHSQKSQCDVLAVGLQAEKEAQGLVGAQVAVAEEGEAAAPSRSPSIQGTAEAVPAAGAQSVPQSPQAGCASSVAVEATPSSRSNEGSHSQEEGVSASQAPEFLFHDEVSKKVAELVQFLSVKHVKKEPITKAEMLRSIVKEHKDHFPEIFCKACDCMEIVFGIEVKEVDPTSHSYVLVKILDLTYNGMLSDEQGIPQTGVLVLMLGVIFMQGDRAPEEKVWEVLSIIAAYVGQKNLSYRETKKLITKELVEEKYLERQQVPNSDPPQYEFLWGLRAHAETSKMKVLEFFAKINEIDPAAFSPWYEEALRDEKERAQARAAAGDDTSAMASGSPSVMPSSLACPE from the coding sequence ATGCTTCACAGTCAGAAGAGTCAGTGCGACGTGCTTGCAGTAGGCCTTCAGGCCGAGAAAGAGGCTCAGGGCCTGGTGGGCGCACAGGTTGCCGTAGCTGAGGAGGGGGAGGCCGCTGCCCCCTCACGCTCTCCTTCGATCCAGGGCACCGCAGAGGCTGTGCCTGCTGCTGGAGCGCAGAGCGTTCCCCAGAGTCCCCAGGCAGGCTGCGCCTCCTCCGTGGCCGTCGAAGCCACTCCATCGAGCAGATCAAATGAGGGCTCCCACAGCCAGGAAGAGGGCGTGAGCGCCTCCCAGGCTCCCGAGTTCCTGTTCCATGACGAGGTGAGCAAGAAGGTGGCTGAATTGGTGCAGTTCTTAAGTGTCAAGCATGTAAAAAAGGAGCCCATCACGAAGGCAGAAATGCTGAGGAGTATCGTCAAAGAGCACAAGGACCACTTCCCTGAGATCTTCTGCAAGGCCTGTGACTGCATGGAGATCGTCTTTGGCATTGAAGTGAAGGAAGTGGACCCCACCAGCCACTCCTATGTGCTCGTGAAGATACTAGACCTCACCTACAACGGGATGCTGAGTGATGAGCAGGGCATTCCCCAGACCGGCGTCCTGGTACTGATGCTGGGTGTGATCTTCATGCAGGGCGACCGTGCCCCTGAGGAGAAAGTCTGGGAAGTGCTGAGTATTATTGCGGCGTATGTTGGGCAGAAGAACCTCAGCTACAGGGAGACCAAGAAGCTCATCACCAAAGAGTTGGTGGAGGAAAAGTACCTGGAGCGCCAGCAGGTGCCCAACAGTGATCCTCCACAGTACGAATTCCTGTGGGGCCTGAGGGCCCACGCCGAAACCAGCAAGATGAAAGTCCTGGAGTTTTTTGCCAAGATCAACGAGATTGACCCCGCTGCGTTCTCACCCTGGTATGAGGAAGCTTTGagagatgagaaagagagagccCAGGCCAGAGCTGCCGCAGGGGATGATACTTCTGCCATGGCCAGTGGCAGCCCCAGTGTCATGCCCAGCAGCCTCGCCTGCCCTGAGTGA